The proteins below are encoded in one region of Bacteroides uniformis:
- a CDS encoding RagB/SusD family nutrient uptake outer membrane protein, whose amino-acid sequence MKLKIRLSNNKIIAGALMSIALINSGCNDFLNKVQPQGQESSITFMQTQDNVELAIVGLYNMLTFSRGSGPDGDWVDNHFDCYFGSMMSDDSEKGSQPADNPNGLTQLTMFQLTPSLALNNYFYIHGFWGVSRANFILDNIANANFPANIKQRMMGEAHFFRAYYYYYLLQHYGGMPIFRSSVTASDFGSIPRSSYSETMQFIIDELKEAEELLPNREEYGSSDLGRASKGAARGMLARVMLYRLGTDAECSNTWQDLYDITNSIITSGSYQLVPNYATLFEEITDGDYRRESLFEYTGKNGSQNAGMVLSWFFERNRSAAGGWGFNQPTQDLVDAFDITDPRLSCTVYGIGYNNGILYGIPSNFPDRAGQMMTNYYSRKMATYDGESGRDALLTGTTKAIFVIRYADILLMHAEAAYYLQREDEARQKVNEVRRRARESSYCQGFMIGSPREFVYPDITPNIPDLDSSVTGQALLEAIWNERRLELGMENIRTYDLIRTGRLLDRLSKVKDQYRTGGAGPVNTNNNADMEIRIPGIGNNIQQYCLKVNVPGIGGGERYLPLLAIPNTEITYWNIEPNHNN is encoded by the coding sequence ATGAAATTGAAAATCAGACTAAGCAATAATAAAATCATAGCTGGTGCGTTGATGAGCATTGCTCTGATAAATAGTGGCTGCAATGACTTCCTAAACAAAGTACAGCCACAAGGACAAGAATCAAGTATCACTTTCATGCAGACTCAAGACAATGTAGAACTTGCTATTGTTGGGCTGTATAATATGCTTACATTCAGCCGCGGCAGTGGTCCGGATGGCGATTGGGTGGACAATCATTTTGACTGTTACTTTGGCAGCATGATGTCAGACGATTCAGAGAAAGGGAGTCAGCCTGCTGACAATCCCAATGGCCTAACACAGCTCACCATGTTCCAGCTCACGCCTTCACTAGCCTTGAACAACTACTTCTACATACATGGCTTCTGGGGTGTTTCGCGTGCAAACTTCATCCTGGACAATATAGCCAATGCCAATTTTCCTGCTAATATAAAACAACGCATGATGGGTGAAGCACACTTCTTCCGAGCTTACTACTATTATTATTTGTTGCAGCATTATGGTGGCATGCCTATCTTCCGTTCTTCGGTCACGGCCTCTGACTTCGGTTCCATTCCTCGTTCCTCCTACTCGGAAACCATGCAGTTCATCATTGACGAGTTGAAAGAGGCCGAAGAATTGTTGCCCAACCGGGAAGAATACGGCTCAAGTGATTTGGGACGTGCTTCTAAAGGCGCTGCTCGTGGTATGTTGGCACGTGTCATGCTCTACAGACTAGGTACAGATGCTGAATGTTCGAACACTTGGCAAGACCTATATGACATCACAAACTCCATCATCACTTCCGGAAGTTATCAGTTAGTGCCTAATTACGCCACCTTGTTCGAGGAAATCACTGACGGCGATTACCGAAGGGAATCATTGTTTGAATACACTGGTAAAAACGGAAGTCAGAATGCAGGCATGGTTCTTTCTTGGTTCTTCGAGAGAAATAGAAGCGCAGCCGGCGGTTGGGGGTTTAACCAACCCACCCAGGATCTGGTAGACGCCTTCGATATAACCGACCCACGTCTGAGCTGTACAGTTTACGGCATCGGCTATAACAACGGAATCTTGTATGGTATTCCTTCTAATTTCCCTGACAGAGCTGGACAGATGATGACCAACTACTATAGTCGCAAAATGGCTACCTATGACGGTGAATCAGGGCGAGATGCCTTGCTGACTGGTACAACCAAAGCCATATTTGTTATCAGGTATGCCGACATACTGCTAATGCATGCCGAAGCTGCCTATTATTTACAAAGAGAAGATGAAGCTCGGCAAAAAGTCAATGAAGTGCGTAGGCGTGCCCGAGAATCTTCTTATTGCCAAGGGTTCATGATTGGATCACCTAGGGAATTCGTCTACCCTGACATTACGCCTAACATCCCAGACCTTGATAGCTCCGTAACAGGCCAGGCACTGCTTGAAGCCATCTGGAATGAACGCCGCCTAGAACTAGGCATGGAAAATATACGCACATACGACTTGATTCGTACAGGCCGTTTGCTTGACCGACTAAGCAAAGTAAAAGACCAATATCGCACCGGAGGTGCAGGTCCCGTCAATACCAACAACAATGCAGACATGGAAATCCGCATACCGGGCATAGGTAACAACATCCAGCAATATTGCCTTAAGGTAAATGTGCCTGGAATCGGTGGAGGTGAACGTTACTTGCCTTTACTGGCCATTCCCAACACTGAAATCACCTACTGGAACATTGAACCGAATCATAACAATTAA
- a CDS encoding IPT/TIG domain-containing protein: MQTMKHFTYIFLLALAVLVVGCSDNEFEFSENYDIPWKISTITAVSPLSAVPGVAITIQGENLGSDLVSSTGITIGTEICTIVSQSATSITIIAPSFQTSEELDVTVLNLHNRKFVFEKKFIPILE; encoded by the coding sequence ATGCAAACAATGAAACATTTCACCTATATCTTCCTACTTGCCCTTGCTGTATTGGTAGTGGGATGCAGTGACAACGAATTCGAGTTTTCTGAAAATTATGACATTCCATGGAAAATCTCCACGATAACAGCAGTCAGCCCTCTGAGCGCAGTACCGGGAGTTGCCATCACCATTCAGGGCGAGAACCTGGGCTCCGACCTTGTCTCAAGTACTGGTATTACAATCGGTACGGAAATCTGCACCATTGTGTCGCAATCTGCAACCAGCATTACAATTATTGCCCCCAGTTTCCAAACATCGGAAGAGCTTGATGTGACCGTACTAAATTTGCACAACCGCAAATTTGTATTTGAGAAAAAGTTCATCCCTATACTGGAGTAA
- a CDS encoding SusC/RagA family TonB-linked outer membrane protein yields MPTELIAQSITISGTVTDSNKEAVIGANVLLKGTSTGTITDVEGKYQLTVPENGTLVFSSVGYTSQEIAVNKRRIINVTLSDDIMLIDEVVVVGYGTVRKSDLTGSVGKVTTSELNQLSTTDIGQAIAGRVAGVDVTSNSGAPGAGTKIRVRGYGTINSSDPLYVVDGFPVSDIDYLSPQDIESLEILKDASATAIYGSRGANGVVLIKTKGGQYNSKTSINATAYISMAKTTKHMDLLNAWEFATLKKELAANSNTPLSARDEAMYNYVIDNKYEGTNWEDEVSRTGYSQNYNLDINGGTDRQTFSIGATYAKQEGVLKYNSMDILTGRINNTYKLPLDLTLGINAVYSHRSSKGGNGDGNYFGSIWPAVMRADPMIPAWDEYNDNWGEILFSDPSYHPARSIYLGSDKYGHSISNMFVGNFTLQMDNIAKVKGLSFRTQYGIRANFNESKRYTPVWYVASNQNNTNSSLTMSRNNFTSWLWNGYLMYNRVIGKHSINSTLGAEIQDFRYSTLSGTAADVPENPNLWYIDNSLTQSSKTSSNSMPTISRMASYFGRINYTFASKYLLTVTGRYDGTSKFADSQKWGFFPSFSLGWNAHEEEFLKDKTPFEQLKVRMGWGQVGNEASAAQFGYISLMNSSYRAVIGDQLQQGEIQRTFANSELAWETAEQVNFGIDFGTLNMRLTGTIDYFVRTTKDMILRTPIPLYVGMGRANTNAGSMRNKGLEVTLRWNDKIGKDFSYSISANASFVKNKVLSLGSPDPIYGGGVARKAENFTRTEVGREMAYFYGYKTDGIFQNWDEINNYKTPDGQLIQPNAAPGDVKFLKTANDGLPLNPEDRTYLGSGMPDATFGLNLTANYKGFDFSMFMQSCVGNEIANALVMDIYSSEFGQWNMSKKMMNRWHGEGTTNVYPRLIASDPNENARFSDRYVEDGSYLRMKNLQLGYTLPSTFTKKFNVSKLRIYGSIDNVFVLTKYSGFDPEMGDLLGNPLSIGVDLASYPRPRTFVLGFNISL; encoded by the coding sequence ATGCCAACGGAACTCATTGCCCAGAGTATTACTATTTCAGGAACCGTAACAGACAGTAACAAGGAGGCCGTTATCGGTGCTAATGTCCTATTGAAAGGAACATCAACCGGAACAATTACTGATGTGGAGGGTAAATATCAGTTGACCGTTCCTGAAAATGGAACATTGGTTTTTTCTTCTGTGGGATATACTTCCCAAGAAATAGCAGTAAACAAACGTCGGATAATAAATGTCACTTTAAGCGATGACATCATGTTGATTGATGAAGTGGTGGTGGTAGGTTATGGTACAGTAAGAAAATCGGATTTGACAGGTTCAGTAGGCAAGGTCACTACCAGTGAACTGAATCAGCTTTCTACTACCGATATTGGTCAGGCTATTGCCGGTCGTGTAGCAGGTGTAGACGTAACCAGCAATTCAGGAGCACCGGGTGCCGGAACTAAAATCCGAGTACGTGGCTATGGAACTATAAACTCTTCTGACCCACTATATGTGGTGGATGGGTTTCCTGTATCTGACATTGATTATTTATCACCACAGGATATTGAAAGCCTTGAAATATTGAAGGATGCATCGGCTACAGCTATTTATGGATCACGTGGTGCTAATGGAGTGGTACTGATAAAAACCAAAGGAGGACAGTATAATTCAAAGACAAGCATCAACGCCACCGCCTATATTAGTATGGCCAAAACGACCAAGCATATGGATTTACTAAATGCCTGGGAATTTGCTACACTAAAGAAAGAGCTTGCTGCCAACAGCAATACACCGCTAAGTGCCCGCGATGAAGCGATGTACAACTACGTCATCGACAATAAATACGAAGGAACAAACTGGGAAGACGAAGTGTCGCGCACGGGCTATTCACAGAATTACAATCTGGACATCAACGGAGGTACGGATCGCCAAACCTTTAGCATAGGTGCTACTTACGCTAAGCAAGAAGGTGTCTTGAAATATAATTCTATGGACATCTTGACAGGACGTATCAACAACACCTACAAATTGCCCTTGGACCTGACACTGGGCATCAATGCGGTCTATTCGCATCGTAGTTCAAAGGGAGGAAACGGTGACGGAAATTACTTCGGCTCCATTTGGCCGGCCGTGATGCGTGCCGATCCGATGATTCCAGCATGGGATGAATACAACGACAACTGGGGCGAGATTCTATTCAGCGATCCGTCTTACCATCCTGCACGTTCCATTTATTTGGGCTCAGACAAATACGGACACTCCATCAGCAATATGTTCGTAGGTAACTTCACGCTACAAATGGACAATATTGCCAAGGTTAAAGGCCTGTCATTTCGTACCCAATATGGTATACGAGCCAACTTTAATGAGAGCAAACGCTATACGCCCGTCTGGTACGTAGCCTCTAACCAGAACAACACCAATAGCTCGCTGACCATGTCACGCAACAACTTCACTTCCTGGTTGTGGAATGGCTATTTGATGTACAACCGTGTGATAGGCAAGCACAGTATCAATTCTACATTGGGTGCTGAAATTCAGGATTTTCGTTACTCAACCCTGAGCGGTACGGCTGCCGATGTACCTGAAAATCCTAACTTATGGTACATAGATAACTCACTGACGCAGTCTTCCAAAACATCGTCGAACTCCATGCCCACTATCTCGCGTATGGCTTCCTACTTCGGACGCATCAACTATACATTTGCTTCCAAATACCTGTTGACTGTAACCGGTCGTTATGACGGTACGTCCAAGTTTGCAGACTCCCAAAAGTGGGGATTCTTCCCATCATTCTCTCTGGGCTGGAATGCCCACGAAGAAGAGTTCTTGAAAGACAAGACACCTTTCGAGCAACTGAAAGTGAGAATGGGCTGGGGCCAAGTAGGAAATGAAGCTAGTGCCGCACAGTTCGGTTACATCTCTCTGATGAATTCCAGCTACAGGGCTGTCATCGGCGATCAATTACAGCAGGGAGAGATACAACGCACATTCGCCAACTCCGAGCTGGCTTGGGAAACAGCTGAACAGGTGAACTTCGGGATTGATTTCGGAACCTTAAACATGCGTCTGACCGGTACAATTGATTACTTTGTACGTACTACCAAAGATATGATTCTGCGTACCCCAATCCCTCTGTATGTTGGAATGGGACGTGCCAACACCAATGCTGGCTCTATGCGTAACAAAGGTCTGGAAGTGACCCTCCGCTGGAATGACAAAATAGGCAAAGACTTTTCCTACTCTATTTCTGCCAATGCTTCATTCGTCAAGAACAAAGTACTTTCCCTTGGTTCACCAGACCCAATATACGGTGGCGGCGTAGCCCGTAAAGCGGAGAACTTTACCCGTACGGAAGTAGGACGGGAAATGGCCTATTTCTATGGTTATAAGACCGACGGTATTTTCCAGAACTGGGATGAAATCAACAATTACAAGACCCCCGACGGCCAACTGATTCAACCCAACGCAGCACCTGGTGACGTAAAATTTCTGAAGACAGCCAATGACGGACTACCTCTGAATCCCGAAGATCGTACCTACTTGGGTAGCGGCATGCCAGATGCTACATTTGGCCTCAACCTGACCGCCAACTACAAAGGCTTCGATTTCTCTATGTTCATGCAGTCATGCGTGGGCAATGAGATAGCCAATGCCCTCGTGATGGACATATACTCTTCTGAATTTGGCCAATGGAACATGTCTAAGAAGATGATGAATCGCTGGCATGGCGAAGGAACCACCAACGTCTATCCCAGACTGATTGCCTCTGACCCGAATGAAAACGCACGTTTTTCCGATCGCTATGTGGAGGACGGTTCTTATCTGCGCATGAAAAACCTCCAGCTTGGCTATACGTTACCCAGCACGTTCACCAAGAAATTCAATGTCAGCAAACTACGTATTTACGGCTCAATAGACAACGTCTTCGTATTGACAAAATATAGCGGATTTGATCCTGAGATGGGAGACCTTCTGGGGAATCCGCTAAGCATCGGAGTTGACCTTGCCTCGTATCCGCGTCCGCGTACCTTCGTATTGGGTTTTAACATTTCCTTATAA
- a CDS encoding AGE family epimerase/isomerase, producing MAVLDIIMRMRQEMEEELVSNILPFWINRMTDEVNGGFYGRITGREEVKPEAEKGAILNARILWTFSAAYRLLKRPEYLETATRAKRTLIDRFYDNEFGGVYWSLDYKGNPLDTKKQIYALGFAIYGLSEYARATGDDEALAYAIRLFETIEEHSFDPVKNGYCEALTREWGEIADMRLSAKDENERKTMNTHLHILEPYTNLFRVWKDTRLERQLRNLIGLFTEWILNIKTGHLELFFNDDWVSKYRIVSYGHDIEASWLIHEAALVLGDKDLLEKVEPLVEYIAAAADEGLTPDGSMIYETFLDKGKTDTDRHWWVQAENVVGHANLYQHFDDEVAMQKALRCWDFIKQHLVDYKYGEWHWSVRADGTVNTDDDKAGFWKCPYHNGRMYMEIMDCFLPETHKKQ from the coding sequence ATGGCTGTATTGGATATTATAATGAGGATGAGACAAGAGATGGAGGAGGAGCTGGTTTCCAATATCCTCCCCTTCTGGATAAATAGAATGACGGATGAAGTGAACGGCGGTTTCTACGGCCGTATCACGGGCCGGGAGGAGGTGAAGCCCGAAGCAGAAAAGGGGGCAATCCTGAACGCCCGCATCTTGTGGACCTTCTCGGCTGCATACCGCTTGCTGAAGAGGCCGGAGTATCTGGAAACGGCTACGCGTGCCAAACGTACTCTTATCGACCGTTTCTATGACAATGAATTTGGTGGAGTTTACTGGTCTCTCGACTATAAAGGCAATCCGCTCGATACCAAGAAGCAGATTTATGCTTTGGGGTTCGCCATCTACGGGCTGAGTGAATATGCCCGTGCCACGGGCGATGATGAAGCGCTGGCATATGCCATCCGCTTGTTCGAGACCATCGAAGAGCATAGCTTCGACCCCGTGAAAAACGGTTATTGCGAAGCCTTGACCCGCGAATGGGGAGAAATAGCCGACATGCGCCTCAGCGCCAAGGATGAGAACGAGCGCAAGACGATGAATACCCATCTGCATATTCTGGAACCTTATACCAATCTTTTCCGCGTGTGGAAGGATACCCGTCTGGAGAGGCAACTGCGCAATTTGATAGGCCTTTTCACGGAATGGATTCTGAATATCAAGACCGGTCATCTGGAATTGTTCTTCAATGATGATTGGGTTAGTAAATACCGCATTGTCTCCTATGGGCACGACATCGAAGCCTCCTGGTTGATACACGAGGCTGCCCTTGTTCTGGGCGATAAGGATCTCCTGGAGAAAGTGGAACCACTTGTAGAATACATCGCTGCCGCTGCCGATGAAGGATTGACGCCCGACGGCAGCATGATATACGAGACTTTTCTGGATAAAGGAAAGACCGATACTGACCGCCACTGGTGGGTGCAGGCCGAGAACGTAGTGGGACATGCCAACCTCTACCAGCACTTTGATGACGAAGTGGCCATGCAGAAGGCTCTCCGATGTTGGGACTTCATCAAGCAGCATCTGGTAGACTACAAGTACGGAGAATGGCATTGGAGCGTGCGTGCCGACGGCACGGTGAACACCGATGATGACAAGGCGGGATTCTGGAAATGTCCGTATCACAACGGACGTATGTACATGGAAATAATGGATTGTTTTTTGCCTGAAACTCATAAAAAACAGTGA